The Bosea vestrisii genome segment CAGACGTCCGTGACCATCGCGCGGGCGCCTGGACGAAGGCCGAGGCCGGCATAGAGCGTGTTGTCGCGCGCCTGCCAGAGCCTGCTGCGCTCCTCGGGCGTGGTCGTCCATGCGAAGCCGAGGCCGCTCTGATCCGCCGCGATCGCCTGCGCAAGCTCGGCCTGCTCGGCGACGCCCGCCGGGCTGCCGTGGAACTCGAAGAAAAGGGTCGGGGCCTCGCGGTGATCAAGCTTCGCATAGGCGTTGACGCCCCGCATCATCACCGCGTCGAGCAGTTCGATGCGCGCCACCGGAATGCCCGACTGGATCACCGCGATCGCCGTGTCGACTGCCGCCTTCAGATCGGGAAAGGCGCAAACCGCCGAGGAGATCGCTTCGGGCTGCGGATGCAGCTTCAGCGTGACCTCCGTGATCACGCCGAGCGTTCCTTCCGCGCCGACGAAGAGCCGCGTGAGATCGTAGCCGGCGGATGATTTCCGCGCCCGGCGCGCCGTGCGGATAATCCGGCCATCGGCGAGCACGACCTCGAGCGCCAGCACATTGTCCTTCATTGTGCCGTAGCGGACTGCCATCGTCCCCGATGCCCGCGTCGACGCCATGCCGCCGATCGAGGCGTCGGCGCCAGGATCGATCGGAAAGAAGAGCCCGGTGTCGCGCAGCTGCGCGTTGAGCTGCTTGCGAGTGATGCCCGGCTGGACCCGGATATCCATGTCCTCGGCATTCACGGCCAGCACGCGGTTCATCCGCGTCATGTCGAGGCACAGGCCGCCGTCGAGCGCGGCCGCATTGCCTTCGAGCGAGGTTCCCGCTCCGAACGGGACGATCGGCATGCCGGTCTCGGCGCAAAGCCGGACGATGCGCCGGACCTCGTCCGCATCGTCGGGAAAAACGACGACATCGGGGGACGCGGCGCATGATAGGCCTCGCTGCGCCCGTGTCCGTCGAGGACACCCGGCGCCCGCGTGGCGCGCTCTCCCACCATGCCGGTGAGCCGCGCCATGATTCCGTCGACGCTCGCATGCGCGGTCATCGTCCGTTCCTCCCCTGGTTCGTTTCTTGGCGGACCGGTTGATCCGGCCTCGGCTGGTTCGTCTTTTTGGGCCTTATGGCCGCGTTGCTTGCTGTCAGGCCGCGCGCGACGCCTTTCCCGTCTTCGGCTTCAGGCCGAAATCATAATGGAGCCGGGCATAGGGCCGATCGAGCGAACGGCCGTCAGGGGCCTGTCCCGCCGGGTGTTCGACAAATTCGCGGATCAGCGAATCCTTCACCCCGAAGACGACATCGGAATCGAGGTACTGGTCACCCGCCACGAAGACATGCGTCACGAGGCATTCGTGGCCGGGCGCATCGATCATGAAATGCACATGCGCCGGCCGCCAGGGATGGCGCCCTTGCGCCGCGAGCATCTGCCCGACCGGGCCGTCATGGGGGATCGGGTAGGCGGCGGGCTTGATCGTCCAGAAATGGAACCTGCCCTGCGCGTCGGTGCGGAACCTTGCCCGCATGGCGAGGCCGCCGAGCGCGTCGAGCTGCTGCACGTCGTAGTAGCCGTCATCGTCGGAATGCCAGACATCGACCGCCGCATTGACCAGCGGCTTGCCGTCGGACCCGCTGACCGAGCCTGAGACGAAGAGAGGCTCGCCCTTCATCCCCTCGGAAATATCGGCTCCGAGCGCACGCTCCGGCGGCTCCTGGACGTAGAACGGCCCCAGGACCGTCGTCTCCGTCGCGCCTTCGGGCAGCCGATGATTGATCGCGTCGACGAGCATCGAGACGCCGAGCGTGTCGGAGAGCAGGATGAATTCCTGGCGCTTGTCGTCGCAGATATGCCCCGTCCGGGTCAGGAACTCGATGCCCTTCTGCCACTCCTCCTGCGTCGGCTGGATCTCGCGGACGAAGGCGTGGAGGTGGCGGACGAGCGCCTCGCTGATCTCGCGGATGCGCGGGTCCGTCGCGTTGCCGACGCGATCCAGCACGGCATCTGTAATGGTGAACTCGTCAAAGTTCCGCATCGCGTCCTCCTGGCTTGTCTTCCCTATCGGGCTCGCCCAGACCGGCGAGCCATTCGCTGAGCCGCACGGTGGAGATGAAATCATCCTCGCCGCACCCCCCTGCCGATGAGCGCGCCATAGGTCTCTCGCGTCAGGGCCGCGAGCGGCATCGCAACCGCGCTCGCATGCCCGGCGTCGATGATGAGGTCGAGATCCTTGGCCATCTGCCGGCAGGAGAAGGTCGGGCTGAAATCCCGCTCGGCGAGATGCACGGCCTTGTACTTGACCATCGGCGAGGCGACGGCGCTCTCCGTCAGCACATCGAGGATGTCCTGCCAGCCGATCCTGCCCTTGCGGGCGAGAACGATGCTCTCGCCCATCATCGCCGCGGACACCGCGATCATCAGGTTGACCGCGAGCTTGGCGTAGCGCGCCTCCTCGGCCTCTCCGAGGTATTTCTGCGCGCGTGTGAAAGCGGCTGCAACGGGGCGCACAGCCTCGAACGCGGCGGCTGGCCCCGAAACGAAGCAGGTCAGGTTACCGGTATGAGCGATCGAGGCATTGCCCGAGACAGGCAGCCGGAGATAGGCGACGCCACGCGCCTCGGCAGCGCGCGCCACCTCAGCCGAAATGCCGGGACTGACGGTGCTCGTCTCCACCAGGATCGCGCCTTGTGGCATCGCCGCGAGCAGACCCCCGGCGCCCAGCGCGACGGACTGCAGGGCGCGGTCGTCCGGCAGGGAGGTGAAGACGATGTCGCGGGACGCGGCAGCCGCCATCTCCAGCACCGTCCTCACGCCGTGCGCGGCGGCAGCGTCCATCCGGCCGACATCGCGGTCATGGCCGGTGACGTCGTGGCCCGCCTCGGCGATACGGATCGCGATCGGCAGCCCCATCTTGCCGAGGCCGATCCAGCCGATTGTCAGTGCCGGTGCCATGCCATTCTCCTCAAGCGGCATTCTGCCGGAGTCCGAGATCGCGGACGATTCGGCTCCCCGAGGCGGCGAGTTCTGCGAGCTTCGTGTCGAGACCGGTTGCGTCGAGACGCCCAGCGTGCTTGCGGAACCGGCCTGCGATCATCACAGCCTCGATATCGCCCCGGCCGGCCTGCATGACGACCGTGGCGACGGGATCGTGGACGGGCTGCAGATGCAGCGCCCGCGCATCGATCAGCACGATGTCCGCCTGCTTTCCGGGCGCGAGCGAGCCAATACGATGCTCCAGCCCCAGCATCCGCGCGCCCTCGATCGTGATCCATGACAGCGCCTCGCGCACCGGGATCGACGACGTCGACGGAATCGCGCCCGTCTCCTGCCGGCTCCGTGCGTTGTCGAGCGCCCGCTGCGCCCCAAGTGCGACCCGCCCGACCGTCAGCATGTCGCCGGCGATGACGGATTCGAGATCGACGCCCAGCGACGGCGCGGCGCCGAGCGCCCGCAGCCGGCCGGTAACCGGAAAACCATGGCCCTGGCTCATCTCGTTCTCCGGCGCGGCCGAAAACGAGACGCCGAGTCCCACGAGCCGTTCAAACAATGCGTCCGGCAGGTCGTTGCCATGGACGATGTTGACGCCGGGGCCGACGAGGCCGGCCTCGATCAGAGCCTCCCAACCGCCGGGCGTCCGGGCCGGCCCGCCGCCCTGATGCATCGAAGCGACGAGCCCGAATTCTCGCGCCAACCGGAAATCGGCGAGCGAGACGGGCAGCGTCGCATAGTGCGGGCCGAGGATGGCGAGGCCGAGGGTAAGGAGGCCTTCGTCGGACGCGAACCGTCCGCGGCGCAACCGCTCGACCTCGGAGCGGGGATGCGGGACCTCGGAGAAATGCGGCTCGCCGGGTTGCGGATCCGGCTTCGGCGAGCCGTGAAAGAACGCCGCCCGGATGCCGCTCTCGGCGAGCGCCTCGACGGCGGCGTCGGTATGGTCGGGCGTCGGATTGTTGTGACACCAGTCGACCAGCGTTGTCGTGCCGGCATCGATCTGCCCGAGCGCACCAACAAGTGTGGCGATCCGGATATCGTCGGGCCGGAAGCGTGTCGCCAGACCGGCATGGACCCAGCGGAAATATTCAAGCAGCGTCCAGTCGGCGGCGAGGCCGCGCAGGCCCGTCTGCCAGGTGTGCATATGGGCGTTGACGAGACCCGGGATCGCGATGCGGCCCCGTGCATCGACATGTTCGGCGTCCGGCGCGTCGATGCGCGGGGCGATGGCCGCGATCCGCTCGCCCTCGATCAGGATGTCGCCCGAAAGCAGGTCGCCGGCGGCATCCATTGTGACGATCGTCGCGCCTGCGATGAGGGTTTGCCGCGTCATCGCTTCAGGCCGCCTTCGACACGGTCTCGGATAGCGGCGGCTCGCCGGCGTAAGCACGTGCGAGCAGAGCGTGGATCGCGTCACGTTCGATCGGGCGCGGATTCCAGTAGGGCTTCTCGACGGCGATGTCGGCAGCGTGGCCGATGCCCTCCTGCGGCATGCCGATATCCGCCAGTGCTTGCGGCACGCCAAGGCGGCAGATGAGATCGAACAGGCCGTTCGCCGCATCCGGAACGTCCAGGGCCCTGCGGATCGCGCCCATCGCCTCGGGCGTGGCCGCGGCGTTATAGGCAACCGCATGCGGCAGCACGATCGTGTGCGTCTCGGCATGCGGCAGATTGAACGAACCGCCGAGCACATGGCAGAGCTTGTGGTGCAGAGCCATGCCGACGGAGCCGAGGCAATAGCCGCAGAGCCAGGCTCCGTAGAGCGCCCGTGTCCGGGCTTCCGCATCCTGCGGATCGCGGATGATCGCGGGCAGCGCCACTGCCAATGTGCGAATCCCCTCCTCGGCCATCAGCGACACGATCGGATTGCGATCCTGCGCATAGAGCGCCTCGACGGCGTGGGCGACCGCATTGATGCCGGAGGTCGCCGAAAGCGCCGCGGGCAAGGTCAAGGTGAGATCGACGTCGTAGATCACCGTCTCCGGCAACACATCGAACGTGCGGACGGTCGTCTTGAGGCCGTCCTTGGTCTCTCCGAGGATGGGGGTCATCTCGGAACCGGCATAGGTTGTGGGGATGCAGAGCTGCTTGACGCCGGTGCGCAGCGCCAGCGCCTTGCCGAGCCCCGTCGTGGAGCCGCCGCCCAGCGAGACCACGCAGTCCGCTCCGCTCTCCGTCATCACGCTCAGCGCCGCCTCGGTCACATCCGCCGGCGTGTGCATCGTCGCGCCTGGATAAATCCCGCTGAACAGCCCTCCAAGCGACGCCCCGAGCCGCCGGCCCTCGGCCTCCTGCTGCGCCGTGGTCAGCACCAGCGCACGCTTTGCACCGAGCCGCTCCACCTCCGCGGCAGCAGCGGACAGCGTCCCGCGTCCGAACACGACCCGGACCGGCAGGGCGTCATAAACGAAGGAGCCGATCATCTGGAGGTTCCCTGATTTTCGCGCATCTTGTCGCGGCGACGATACACTGTGTCTCGAGGGGTCTCGCGCGCTATTCGCGATGCTCGGCAGCGTCGATCGGATAGTCGACCTGATGACGGGCGATCCTGAGATCGCCGAGTTCCTGGCGCACGCGCAGATGCTCGGGATGCGTCGCGTAGGACGTCAGATCCGACATGTTGGCGAATTCGGTCACCAGCACCACGTCGCAGGCATAGTCGACATTGCTGACGTCGACGCCGACCTCGATATGATTCAGGCCGTCGATGAGTCCTTTGAGACCCTCGAATGCGGTCTTGACCTTGAGCCGCGCCGCCGCCCGCTCTTCGGGCGTGTCGCCGCGCAGCCGCCACATCACGATGTGCTTGACGGGTCCCGACATGATGTTCCCTCGCCTGCTTTTCTTGTCTCATTGCGAGCTAGTTTTGACTTGCGAAAAATGGAAATAAATATCTGAATTCGGAACTCTCTTTTCCTACGGATGGAAATATGGATCGACTGACCCAGCTCGAGGTGTTCGTGAAAACGGCGGAGCTGAACAGCCTGTCCAAGGCCGCGGAAACATTGGCCATGTCGAACGCGGCGGCGAGCCGGCATCTTGCCGCCCTGGAGGAGCGGCTGGCGGCCCGGCTGATCGAGCGCAATACGCGCCGGCTCTGGCTCACGGAAGCCGGCCAGGAATTCCTGCAGCGCTGCGGCGCTTTGCTCAACGAACTGGCCGAGGCGGAGGACGCGGTCAGCGAGCGCACCCTGTCGCCGAAGGGCCTGCTGCGGGTGACGAGCTCATTGTCCTTCGCGACGATCTACCTCGCCCCGATGCTGCCAGCGTTCCGGGCGCTCTATCCGAAACTCAACGTCCAGATCACCGCGGCCAACCGCTATTCCGACTTCATCGAGGCGGGCATCGATGTCGCGATCCGCACGCGCGAGCAGGAGCCGGATTCCAACATCATCGTGCGCCGGCTCGGTCAAATGCGACGGGTCCTCGCGGCGTCGCCGGGCTATTTCGCAGCGCATGGCGTGCCGGAAAGCCCCGCCGACCTCGCGCACCATGACATGCTTGTCTACAATCTCGCCAATGATCCCTATTCGCTCCGATTGCGGCGCGGCGCCGCCGCCCAGACGATCCGCATCTCCGCCGCGCTCGACAGCAATGATGGCCAGGTCGTGCGGCAGGCGGCGCTGGCGGGGCTCGGTATCCTGATCCAGCCGCTCTACATTGTGCAGCCGGACATCGTGGCGGGCCGCCTAGTCCCGATCCTGATGGATTGGGAGCTGCCGAGGCTGACGATGAACATCGCCTATCAGAACCGCCTCAGGCTGCCGGCCAAGATCCGTGCCTTCTCCGATTTTCTGGTCGAGCATATCCGCCAGAAATCGGATCTCGGTATCTGGATGGATTAAATAAACCCAGCGGCTCTCCCTGAGAACTACGAGGCTTCCTTTTTGAGAGGCACGCCCGCGGGGAGGCCTCGGCGCGACGTATAAGGATCACCTGTACATCAATCAGACCAATCGCTGCGATAAAAGCTGATGGATCGAACACCGCGCCTCGTAGGTTCCGCCGGCCTGACAGGAGATTTGCGCCGGGGCCGATGAACGCCGAACCGCTTGTCCGCCGCAATCGGATCGACACCGCCATTCTGGAGGAGCCTGTTGCAAGCGTGACGGGAGAATGTCTTGCGGTCGATCGCCTGGGGACGGCCCATCGAACCGTCACCGTCGGCTTCGATCCTCAGGCACCAGGCGCACCGGCGGCGTCAAGACAGGCGTGCAATACGTTCTGGTCTGCAACCTGGTTGGCTAACAGAAAGATCAGACGGATATTGAACGCGGCGCTTTCCTCACGCGTCAGCGCCTCGTGCTCCTGGCAGAAGGCCTCGTAGAAGTAGTGCTCGATCCGCTCCGAATTCTGAACCGAGACAGAGTGCTTGGTGCTCAGAATGTTTTTGCAGAGTGCGTTGCAAGAAACCCTCGAGCGTCTCCGCTGAACGTCATAACCGCTCTACTTTACACCTCCAAAATATGCGCGCTGAACATCAGGATTTGATCCCAGTTCGTCTGCTGATCCTTCTACGATAACATGTCCTTGAAGTAAGACATATCCATAATCAGCGATGGCGAGGGTTTGATTGACGTTTTGCTCGACCAAGAGCACCGTGACTCCCGTTTTTGCGATATCGCGAATGACATTAAAATTTTCTTGGACAAACAGGGGCGAGAGACCCAGCGACGGTTCGTCGATGATGAGCATTTGAGGGTCCGTCATTAATCCGCGTCCGATCGATACCATTGCTTGCTCACCGCCTGAAAGTGTTCCCGCAATCTGCTTTTCACGTTCTTTCAGCCGCGGAAAAATTTGAAACACCCGCTCCAACCGCGCACGAATCTTGGCACTGGATCGCTCTGCGTAAGCGCCAACGTGTAGATTTTCTACAACGGTCATACGACCAAAGATACGACGACCTTCGGGTATACACCCAATACCAAGACGAACAATCTCGTGCGTTTTCAATCTGTCAAGATTAATTCCGTTGAAGGTGATTGCACCGACTCGTGGCGGTGTAAGTCTCAGAATGGATCTGATCAAAGTCGATTTGCCCGCCCCATTTACGCCGAGGATGCAAGTTATCTTCCCTGGAAGAACATCGATATCAACTCCCGTTAGAACATCGACGCTGTCATAGGTGGTATAAACACCACGTGCGGTAAGAATCGGGTTCATGACTGCCCCAAATATGCGCGTCTAACTGCCGAATCGGCCGATACTTCGCGAAACGTCCCTTCGCAAATTTTCTGCCCGTAGTTCAAGACAATGCAATGATCGGTTATCCGCTCAATGAGACCCATTTCATGTTCAACAATCACGATCGTAGGGTCTCCAAATTTTGGCCTTATCGCCAAGATTTCATCCATAAGCTGGTTGGTTTCGTCGTGCGTCATCCCAGCAGATGGTTCATCTAAAAGAAGCAGAGACGGCTTCCCAAGAAGAGCTCGACAAATCTCAACCCGCCTGCGATCGATCATCCCTAATGTTTCAGTGCTATCAAAAATCTTCCTCGCCAGGTTATCATCGAAATTGGAAAGCAAATCCTCAATTTGCTCCACCAGCTGTCGAAGTTCAGCGTGAAAAGCCGATCTTCGAACAATGTTGCCCCACAACGTACTACTGAGGCGTCCCTGAGCTCCAAGGGCGATATTGTCGAAGACCGAGAGCGGGAGGCAAAGCCTCGAACGCTGAAATGTCCGAGCCAGGCCTCGCGACGCGAGCTGATCAACCTTCATTTTCGTGGTATCAGAACCGTCAAAGATAATAGAGCCTGAACTTGACCGAACCAAGCCGCTGATTGTGTTAAAAAATGTAGTTTTGCCCGATCCATTAGGGCCGATAAGACCAATCACATCCCCCTTTGAAATGGAGACATTGAGTTCGCTCAGCGCTACCAAGCCTCCAAAACGAACGGTCAAACCACTTGTCGCTAGGATGGTATCGTTCATGCTGTCGCACCTTCCCGCAGGCGTCGCAGTTTCCGAGGCAATAGCCCAGAGGGGCGAACAATGAGAACGAATACTACGACCATCGCGAATATGAGGAAGCGATATTCCTGAACAATTTGAAGCTTCTCAGGTAAGAGTATGACCAAAAGCGTGGCAGGAAGGATGCCCCATATATTTCCAACTCCGCCTAAAATGAGGATCGACACAATTGCTAGACTATCGCTTAGCTGAAAATTTGCTGGCGCGATAAAGGCCGTCATCTGCGCATAGATTGCACCTGCAAGCCCGAGCAGAAAATTACCTAGGGTGAAAGCCAGCAATTTCCAATACCACACACGTAAGCCAAAGATCGAAGCGGTTGTTTCATCCAGCCGAACAACGTCCAGCCACACGCCGATCCACGAACGGTTCATCAGACCGAGGAGCAGCCCCGAAAGGCCGACTAGGCTTCCTGTCAAGATCACATAGTTTGCGTACGAGCTGAAGGTATAATCGCCCAAGACGAAATCTTTACTGAAATCCCAGCCGAATAGTATCAGTCCGGGCACCTTGATGCCTTGCGGGCCTCCCAGAATATCACTGGCATCTACATAAACTGTGAACATAACGCTGAACGCTAGCGTGGTAAGTGCGGCATAGTGCCCTCGGGTTCGAAGGACCGGAGCCAACAGAATAAATCCAATCGCGACGGAAACCGCGCCTGCAGCGATGACGGATAACAAGCCGGGTACATCGCCATGGCGACCGAGCACTGCTACCGTGTACCCCCAGCACCCATAAATGCAGCGGCTCCGAAATTCGTCAATCCAGCGAACCCCATCTGAATTGTAAGGCCAAAGCAAGCAAGAACATAGATTAGTACGGTTGCGAACATCAGCAATCCGAACGTATCTTCTCGCAGGGCAATTATCAAAACTATCGCAGACGCAATGAGACCCGCGCGAAGCAAATTCGGCTGTTCTTTCGCCGCAGTTTCGGCGGCGAGAAGTAGCCCTACGCGATGCGCAATCCATGTGCCGGCGATAGCCGCGAGCAGCACAACGACGAATAACGCTTCATCGTGTATCTCAATGACTGCCGACAAAGTGCCCGTCGCTGCAATTAGTGAAGCTAGGAGGGCTGCAACTCGTCTCGGAGCAGTGTCAAATATCTTCATAGCTATACCCGCTCACTGGTGCGTTCGGCCAACAACCCGGTGGGACGCCACGTAATTATGATGACCATTATAGCGAATCCTATTACATTTTTATATTCGCTCAAAGCCGGTGTCGCGGCGACAACTAAGGTCTGCAAAGCAGCAAAAAGATACCCGCCGAGTATGGCGCCCCAGATGTTTCCTAAACCTCCGACAATTGCCGCTGAAAAACCTATTACTGATAGCAACAAACCCATATTGTAGCTTACTTCGCTGTAGTAAACTCCGTACATGACGCCTGCGAATCCCGCAGTCATGGATCCGAGCGCAAAGGTGAGTGGTGCAATACGTTCAAAATTTATGCCCATCATGCTGGCCGTTTCTGTGTCTTCGGCTACAGCGCGCATCGCCAACCCGAACCGCGTCCTATTGATAATCAGATGGACGAGCGCGATTGACCCTACACCTCCGAGTATCAGGAGCATCCCATCCAGCCTCACATAGGCCCCGAGAAATTCAAGCCCTCCTTCTGGCAACAACGATGGGAAGCGTTGTGGATTGGATCCATTTGGGAAGAACAGTCGAATAATTTCTCGTATCGCTGTGCCTACCATCATTGTCATCAGAAGCATGTTGACAG includes the following:
- a CDS encoding intradiol ring-cleavage dioxygenase, whose translation is MRNFDEFTITDAVLDRVGNATDPRIREISEALVRHLHAFVREIQPTQEEWQKGIEFLTRTGHICDDKRQEFILLSDTLGVSMLVDAINHRLPEGATETTVLGPFYVQEPPERALGADISEGMKGEPLFVSGSVSGSDGKPLVNAAVDVWHSDDDGYYDVQQLDALGGLAMRARFRTDAQGRFHFWTIKPAAYPIPHDGPVGQMLAAQGRHPWRPAHVHFMIDAPGHECLVTHVFVAGDQYLDSDVVFGVKDSLIREFVEHPAGQAPDGRSLDRPYARLHYDFGLKPKTGKASRAA
- a CDS encoding amidohydrolase family protein, which encodes MTRQTLIAGATIVTMDAAGDLLSGDILIEGERIAAIAPRIDAPDAEHVDARGRIAIPGLVNAHMHTWQTGLRGLAADWTLLEYFRWVHAGLATRFRPDDIRIATLVGALGQIDAGTTTLVDWCHNNPTPDHTDAAVEALAESGIRAAFFHGSPKPDPQPGEPHFSEVPHPRSEVERLRRGRFASDEGLLTLGLAILGPHYATLPVSLADFRLAREFGLVASMHQGGGPARTPGGWEALIEAGLVGPGVNIVHGNDLPDALFERLVGLGVSFSAAPENEMSQGHGFPVTGRLRALGAAPSLGVDLESVIAGDMLTVGRVALGAQRALDNARSRQETGAIPSTSSIPVREALSWITIEGARMLGLEHRIGSLAPGKQADIVLIDARALHLQPVHDPVATVVMQAGRGDIEAVMIAGRFRKHAGRLDATGLDTKLAELAASGSRIVRDLGLRQNAA
- a CDS encoding maleylacetate reductase — encoded protein: MIGSFVYDALPVRVVFGRGTLSAAAAEVERLGAKRALVLTTAQQEAEGRRLGASLGGLFSGIYPGATMHTPADVTEAALSVMTESGADCVVSLGGGSTTGLGKALALRTGVKQLCIPTTYAGSEMTPILGETKDGLKTTVRTFDVLPETVIYDVDLTLTLPAALSATSGINAVAHAVEALYAQDRNPIVSLMAEEGIRTLAVALPAIIRDPQDAEARTRALYGAWLCGYCLGSVGMALHHKLCHVLGGSFNLPHAETHTIVLPHAVAYNAAATPEAMGAIRRALDVPDAANGLFDLICRLGVPQALADIGMPQEGIGHAADIAVEKPYWNPRPIERDAIHALLARAYAGEPPLSETVSKAA
- a CDS encoding Dabb family protein — protein: MSGPVKHIVMWRLRGDTPEERAAARLKVKTAFEGLKGLIDGLNHIEVGVDVSNVDYACDVVLVTEFANMSDLTSYATHPEHLRVRQELGDLRIARHQVDYPIDAAEHRE
- a CDS encoding LysR family transcriptional regulator → MDRLTQLEVFVKTAELNSLSKAAETLAMSNAAASRHLAALEERLAARLIERNTRRLWLTEAGQEFLQRCGALLNELAEAEDAVSERTLSPKGLLRVTSSLSFATIYLAPMLPAFRALYPKLNVQITAANRYSDFIEAGIDVAIRTREQEPDSNIIVRRLGQMRRVLAASPGYFAAHGVPESPADLAHHDMLVYNLANDPYSLRLRRGAAAQTIRISAALDSNDGQVVRQAALAGLGILIQPLYIVQPDIVAGRLVPILMDWELPRLTMNIAYQNRLRLPAKIRAFSDFLVEHIRQKSDLGIWMD
- a CDS encoding DUF2783 domain-containing protein — its product is MLSTKHSVSVQNSERIEHYFYEAFCQEHEALTREESAAFNIRLIFLLANQVADQNVLHACLDAAGAPGA
- a CDS encoding ABC transporter ATP-binding protein; translation: MNPILTARGVYTTYDSVDVLTGVDIDVLPGKITCILGVNGAGKSTLIRSILRLTPPRVGAITFNGINLDRLKTHEIVRLGIGCIPEGRRIFGRMTVVENLHVGAYAERSSAKIRARLERVFQIFPRLKEREKQIAGTLSGGEQAMVSIGRGLMTDPQMLIIDEPSLGLSPLFVQENFNVIRDIAKTGVTVLLVEQNVNQTLAIADYGYVLLQGHVIVEGSADELGSNPDVQRAYFGGVK
- a CDS encoding ABC transporter ATP-binding protein, producing the protein MNDTILATSGLTVRFGGLVALSELNVSISKGDVIGLIGPNGSGKTTFFNTISGLVRSSSGSIIFDGSDTTKMKVDQLASRGLARTFQRSRLCLPLSVFDNIALGAQGRLSSTLWGNIVRRSAFHAELRQLVEQIEDLLSNFDDNLARKIFDSTETLGMIDRRRVEICRALLGKPSLLLLDEPSAGMTHDETNQLMDEILAIRPKFGDPTIVIVEHEMGLIERITDHCIVLNYGQKICEGTFREVSADSAVRRAYLGQS
- a CDS encoding branched-chain amino acid ABC transporter permease — encoded protein: MDCASRRATSRRRNCGERTAEFASRGSHCVCDSFDNCPARRYVRIADVRNRTNLCSCLLWPYNSDGVRWIDEFRSRCIYGCWGYTVAVLGRHGDVPGLLSVIAAGAVSVAIGFILLAPVLRTRGHYAALTTLAFSVMFTVYVDASDILGGPQGIKVPGLILFGWDFSKDFVLGDYTFSSYANYVILTGSLVGLSGLLLGLMNRSWIGVWLDVVRLDETTASIFGLRVWYWKLLAFTLGNFLLGLAGAIYAQMTAFIAPANFQLSDSLAIVSILILGGVGNIWGILPATLLVILLPEKLQIVQEYRFLIFAMVVVFVLIVRPSGLLPRKLRRLREGATA
- a CDS encoding branched-chain amino acid ABC transporter permease; the protein is MATWIQHIVNGLMQGTVYGLVAMGFTIFFGVMNVIKFSHGDVFTFGAFGGLVAVWLADAVGLPIWSQLLFGFAIAILVASALGACISRVLILPLRHAPAVNMLLMTMMVGTAIREIIRLFFPNGSNPQRFPSLLPEGGLEFLGAYVRLDGMLLILGGVGSIALVHLIINRTRFGLAMRAVAEDTETASMMGINFERIAPLTFALGSMTAGFAGVMYGVYYSEVSYNMGLLLSVIGFSAAIVGGLGNIWGAILGGYLFAALQTLVVAATPALSEYKNVIGFAIMVIIITWRPTGLLAERTSERV